A stretch of the Pseudoalteromonas ulvae UL12 genome encodes the following:
- the leuD gene encoding 3-isopropylmalate dehydratase small subunit gives MSVFHQGLLAPLDKNNVDTDQIIPKQFLTSTSRDGFDKALFYDWRYLDNGELNPEFILNERRYQGASVLLTRDNFGCGSSREHAPWALKQYGFEVILAESFADIFFNNCANNQMLAIALPSETLDRLFVLAEKQELQIDVDLAAQMLRSDAFDDISFEVRADIKERLLSGLDFIGVTETLNANIQQFEDQLHRERPWQ, from the coding sequence ATGAGCGTATTTCACCAAGGTTTATTAGCACCTTTAGATAAAAACAATGTCGATACTGACCAAATTATTCCGAAGCAGTTTTTGACATCGACCAGTCGCGATGGCTTTGATAAAGCGCTTTTTTATGATTGGCGCTACTTAGATAATGGCGAACTGAATCCTGAATTTATTCTCAATGAACGTCGCTATCAAGGCGCGAGTGTTTTGCTAACTCGTGATAATTTTGGTTGTGGCTCGTCTCGTGAGCATGCACCTTGGGCGCTAAAACAGTATGGTTTTGAAGTGATTTTGGCTGAGAGTTTTGCTGATATTTTCTTTAATAACTGCGCTAATAATCAAATGTTGGCCATCGCATTGCCCAGTGAGACACTTGATCGATTGTTTGTGTTAGCTGAAAAGCAAGAATTACAGATTGATGTCGATTTAGCCGCGCAGATGTTAAGAAGTGATGCCTTTGATGATATTTCTTTTGAGGTGCGAGCGGATATCAAAGAGCGCTTGTTAAGTGGCCTTGATTTTATCGGCGTGACAGAAACACTCAATGCGAATATTCAACAATTTGAAGATCAGCTTCATCGCGAACGCCCGTGGCAGTAA
- a CDS encoding trimeric intracellular cation channel family protein yields the protein MDAMFHWFDLIGVAVFAISGALVAHRKKLDGFGVVVLAAVTGIGGGTIRDVILNAPVFWLHDPSYLYSILGASFLTIIWLNKRGEMRKIIIESADALGLAFFVVMGVQKALDYGMPDITAVVMGVITGCFGGMIRDVLARSTPMVLKSELYATTCILGGVVYTQSLNFGIDKEIAIITGMLATLVLRAAAIKWRLSLHVFKYPN from the coding sequence ATGGATGCTATGTTTCATTGGTTTGATTTAATCGGTGTTGCGGTTTTTGCTATTTCGGGAGCGCTTGTGGCTCACCGTAAAAAACTGGATGGATTTGGCGTGGTGGTATTAGCCGCAGTCACTGGAATTGGTGGTGGTACCATTCGAGATGTCATTTTGAATGCGCCAGTTTTTTGGTTGCATGATCCCAGTTACCTGTATTCGATTTTAGGGGCCTCGTTTTTGACCATAATTTGGTTAAATAAACGGGGTGAAATGCGAAAAATTATTATCGAAAGTGCTGATGCATTAGGGTTGGCTTTTTTTGTGGTAATGGGAGTGCAAAAGGCACTTGATTACGGCATGCCAGATATTACCGCTGTAGTTATGGGGGTAATTACTGGCTGTTTTGGTGGTATGATCCGCGATGTACTTGCTCGCTCCACTCCGATGGTGCTTAAAAGTGAGTTGTATGCAACGACGTGTATATTAGGGGGCGTGGTCTATACGCAAAGTTTAAACTTTGGTATCGACAAAGAAATAGCGATTATTACCGGGATGCTCGCGACATTAGTGTTAAGGGCTGCAGCAATAAAATGGCGCTTGAGCTTACATGTTTTTAAATATCCAAACTAA
- a CDS encoding YifB family Mg chelatase-like AAA ATPase: protein MSLARIYSRAQVGIAAPEVIVEVHLGNGLPSFSIVGLPETSVKEAKDRVRSALINSQFSFPDQRITVNLAPADLPKEGGRFDLAIAIGILVASEQLHSPDISQYEFFGELALSGEIRGVSAIVPSVMAATQAKRCCVLAQVDDPLASLIDSANRKACTSLQQVWLDLSGQMPLALNCAYQSEPDKQHDVCGDALDLNEVKGQQQGKRALEIAAAGQHNLLFVGPPGTGKSMLAQRMTSIMPPMTADEALETAALYSITGQEIALNNWRKRPYRNPHHTCSAVALVGGSSNPRPGEISLAHNGILFLDELPEFERKVLDSLREPMETGKVVISRAARQAEFPANFQLIAALNPSPTGCHTDKRSTPDQVLKYLSKISGPFLDRIDLQVELPRLPASQLQSQEYSESSEDVRIRVEQAYERQMKRQGKLNSQLGNKEIAIHCPLGHEEQVFLAQVSEKLGLSPRSYHRIIKVARTIADLSAESDITLPHLKESIGYRALERLLNQLSQY from the coding sequence ATGTCTTTAGCTCGCATTTATTCTCGCGCTCAAGTTGGTATTGCCGCACCAGAAGTTATCGTTGAAGTTCATTTAGGTAACGGCTTACCGTCATTTAGTATTGTTGGGTTGCCCGAGACGTCAGTCAAAGAAGCTAAAGATCGCGTTCGTAGCGCTTTGATTAATTCCCAATTCTCATTTCCAGATCAGCGGATCACCGTTAATCTAGCCCCAGCGGATTTGCCTAAAGAAGGCGGCCGTTTTGACTTAGCCATAGCGATAGGTATTTTAGTTGCATCTGAACAGCTTCATAGCCCTGATATAAGCCAGTATGAATTTTTTGGTGAACTGGCTTTAAGTGGTGAAATCCGTGGCGTTTCGGCGATTGTACCGAGCGTTATGGCGGCCACACAAGCTAAGCGGTGCTGTGTGTTGGCACAAGTGGATGATCCTTTAGCCAGCCTTATCGATAGCGCGAATCGAAAAGCATGTACTAGCTTGCAGCAAGTATGGTTAGATTTAAGTGGCCAGATGCCATTAGCGCTCAATTGTGCTTATCAATCGGAGCCTGACAAACAGCATGATGTTTGTGGCGATGCCCTCGATTTGAATGAAGTCAAAGGGCAGCAACAAGGCAAGCGAGCGCTAGAAATTGCCGCTGCTGGCCAGCATAACTTACTTTTCGTCGGGCCTCCGGGCACTGGTAAATCGATGTTAGCGCAGCGAATGACCAGTATTATGCCGCCAATGACAGCTGATGAAGCGCTTGAAACCGCAGCACTTTACTCCATAACCGGACAAGAAATTGCTCTGAACAATTGGCGCAAGCGCCCTTATCGTAATCCACATCATACGTGCTCTGCTGTTGCGCTGGTGGGGGGCTCATCGAACCCACGGCCTGGCGAAATCAGCTTGGCACATAACGGTATTTTATTTCTGGATGAGTTGCCTGAGTTTGAACGTAAAGTGCTCGATAGTTTGCGTGAGCCTATGGAAACTGGGAAAGTTGTGATATCTCGCGCAGCCAGACAAGCAGAGTTTCCTGCTAACTTTCAATTGATTGCGGCATTAAATCCCAGTCCAACAGGGTGTCACACTGATAAGCGCTCCACTCCCGATCAAGTGCTTAAATACCTTAGCAAAATATCAGGCCCATTTTTAGACCGGATTGACTTACAGGTTGAACTTCCTCGCTTGCCTGCTTCTCAGTTACAAAGCCAAGAATATAGTGAATCAAGTGAAGATGTTCGCATCCGCGTTGAGCAAGCGTATGAACGGCAAATGAAACGCCAAGGTAAGCTCAACAGCCAACTTGGCAATAAAGAAATTGCCATACACTGCCCTTTGGGACATGAAGAGCAAGTGTTTTTAGCTCAGGTTAGTGAAAAGCTTGGTTTATCACCCAGATCGTATCATCGTATTATTAAAGTTGCGCGTACCATTGCTGATTTATCCGCCGAGTCAGATATTACTTTGCCTCATCTGAAAGAATCGATTGGTTATCGAGCACTAGAAAGGCTATTAAATCAATTATCTCAGTATTAA
- a CDS encoding tetratricopeptide repeat protein: MKRLALLISSVLSMSAFADANKAMDLYLNQNYQQAFRIFQDTAHLGHAKSQFNIGVQYLRGQGVKADPVMAYSYLTLALDNGFKMARQARMSVIKRLSPEQLKQAEAKAAQLIELYGAQGTDNLENKFSSVRSHNPTPKRTINPDAEYPSGLARDGVPGFASFIFDIDRNGVARDLVLLQSYPNSEFADSVKEKLENSRYQILKVGGTLRTFSNAQFSGLFKSSELPQDIKASIATKQKQLIGQAKSGDINAQAELASLLSLMSDLPEHVVALPKEKVVAATTQPQRIFLKESQIPTFDYQPELEGRFHNFSYLVWLDSSAKISKKVLYSKHSVAESLKSNAEKTLDDWQLSYIEPQKATVEQGPYLVEFFYNNEPRNQRFSNYLTRSHATIKSIINQPKELLADYWRKEAAKGGHAESLFLLGANCNVPLLSIAAENGYVPAQVQAAKCLLHDPNLSNDQQEQAKAWLEMAVGQGNIIAKRELAGIYARTSNMRSDLELAISLGEQVVDEQDDPWALEYIAAAYAKLGQFEEAVDKQKQAVKQAWSKDYFMEPFEQRLLSYENSEIAPW; encoded by the coding sequence ATGAAAAGGTTAGCGCTTTTAATTAGTTCAGTTTTAAGCATGTCAGCATTTGCTGATGCCAATAAAGCGATGGATCTTTATCTCAATCAAAATTATCAGCAAGCGTTTCGAATTTTCCAAGATACCGCCCATTTAGGGCATGCAAAAAGCCAGTTTAATATAGGTGTGCAGTACTTGCGTGGCCAAGGTGTGAAAGCGGATCCGGTAATGGCGTATAGTTATTTAACCCTTGCACTCGACAACGGTTTTAAAATGGCGCGTCAGGCTCGAATGTCAGTAATAAAACGCCTTAGCCCTGAACAGCTTAAACAAGCTGAAGCCAAGGCGGCACAGCTTATAGAGCTCTACGGTGCTCAAGGAACTGATAATTTAGAAAACAAATTCTCATCTGTACGCAGTCATAACCCAACTCCGAAACGTACCATTAATCCAGATGCTGAATATCCATCTGGGCTCGCTCGTGATGGTGTGCCAGGTTTTGCATCTTTTATTTTTGATATTGACCGCAATGGTGTTGCGCGGGACTTGGTGTTACTTCAGTCATACCCGAACTCTGAATTTGCTGACAGTGTTAAAGAAAAGCTCGAAAACTCCCGCTACCAGATCCTAAAAGTAGGCGGTACGCTACGTACATTTAGTAATGCGCAATTTAGTGGGTTATTTAAAAGCAGTGAATTACCTCAAGATATCAAAGCGAGTATTGCGACAAAGCAAAAACAGCTAATAGGGCAAGCCAAGTCAGGTGATATCAATGCGCAAGCAGAACTGGCCAGCTTACTGTCACTAATGAGCGATTTACCTGAACATGTTGTTGCTTTGCCCAAAGAGAAAGTTGTCGCCGCAACGACGCAGCCGCAGCGTATTTTTTTAAAAGAAAGCCAAATACCTACTTTTGATTATCAGCCTGAATTAGAGGGGCGCTTTCATAATTTTAGTTATTTAGTTTGGTTAGATTCATCTGCAAAAATTTCAAAAAAAGTACTTTATTCTAAGCATTCTGTTGCTGAGTCACTCAAGTCAAATGCAGAAAAAACATTAGATGACTGGCAGTTATCATATATCGAACCGCAAAAAGCGACTGTTGAGCAAGGGCCATATTTAGTTGAGTTTTTTTATAATAATGAACCTCGCAACCAACGCTTTTCAAATTACTTAACACGTAGTCATGCAACGATTAAATCGATAATCAATCAACCAAAAGAGCTATTAGCTGATTACTGGCGTAAAGAAGCGGCTAAAGGTGGTCATGCTGAAAGCTTATTTTTACTAGGTGCTAATTGTAACGTACCGTTATTGAGCATCGCAGCCGAAAATGGCTATGTGCCGGCGCAAGTTCAAGCTGCAAAGTGTCTCTTACACGATCCTAACCTATCAAATGATCAACAAGAACAAGCGAAAGCTTGGCTAGAAATGGCCGTTGGACAAGGTAATATTATTGCCAAACGCGAGCTTGCTGGCATATATGCACGTACTTCAAACATGAGAAGTGATTTGGAGTTGGCAATCAGCTTAGGAGAGCAAGTTGTTGATGAGCAAGACGACCCGTGGGCATTAGAATATATTGCAGCCGCTTACGCTAAGCTTGGGCAATTTGAAGAAGCGGTTGATAAACAAAAGCAAGCAGTGAAACAGGCATGGAGTAAAGATTATTTTATGGAGCCTTTTGAACAGCGTTTGTTGTCATATGAAAACTCAGAGATTGCGCCTTGGTAA
- a CDS encoding response regulator transcription factor codes for MTVRVLLVEDDELLVKRIESHFDDSGFSFVTDITGANAMDIVQSRQSDPSQAIQLAIVDIVLPEKDGLLLAKELNTLTDIGVIVLSSRDSQSDRIAGLAQGADDYICKPVDLLELELRMRALCKRIVVETQDDSDDYIEYADIKVHPEHRTLICGDSEEMRLTEAEHKVLICLISNAGKATSREKLSEEIGQTDWSPADRTVDVLIGRLRKKLSDEKDQKRIVTVRGKGYMISLA; via the coding sequence ATGACGGTTAGAGTTTTATTAGTAGAAGATGACGAATTATTGGTTAAACGCATTGAGTCACACTTTGACGACAGTGGGTTTAGCTTTGTGACCGACATTACCGGCGCAAACGCAATGGACATAGTACAAAGCCGACAAAGCGATCCTTCACAAGCGATTCAACTGGCGATTGTCGATATTGTTTTGCCAGAAAAAGACGGTTTGCTCCTTGCCAAAGAACTCAATACCTTAACCGATATTGGTGTGATTGTGCTATCAAGTCGTGACTCTCAATCAGATCGCATTGCTGGTCTTGCCCAAGGTGCTGATGATTACATCTGCAAACCAGTCGATTTACTTGAGTTAGAGCTACGCATGCGCGCTTTATGTAAGCGCATTGTTGTTGAAACCCAAGATGATTCAGATGATTACATTGAGTATGCCGACATAAAAGTACATCCAGAGCATCGCACTTTAATCTGTGGCGACAGTGAAGAAATGCGCCTAACAGAAGCAGAACATAAAGTGCTGATTTGCCTAATCTCGAATGCAGGTAAAGCCACTTCGCGTGAAAAACTCTCAGAAGAAATAGGCCAAACCGATTGGAGCCCAGCTGATCGTACTGTCGATGTATTAATTGGTCGTTTACGTAAAAAACTCAGTGATGAAAAAGATCAAAAACGCATTGTCACTGTGCGCGGAAAAGGTTACATGATTTCGTTAGCCTAA
- a CDS encoding alpha/beta hydrolase family protein encodes MLKTILATACAVALSANVHAIELDKKHINYLGPIAENNLLKPYETAQQKEILANFAETLSNNAQKVTVFGQPLTWQPFDQVNELTVAGLQALKFTVSVDRFTQGTLTFNGVDNASLFINGKSHSLNKDKLDVNLATGQHQFVLLAEQVADWKKVNVDFAGKADHDNIQLIEEITTLSAQQLFDAATITGLSLSPDSKDMIITTSHYSDKGGDKAIRTTQLRDDKYQVRYSWDNAKASGFAWSPDNQKLIYTIDGQLRMLDRKTLQSSIISDKLVGASGFEFFDNNTLIFSWYKTAETNTGLTKHYQGLEDRWSYARNSNHVYLLDISSGLARQISPATHSHSLQDFDKERNSILVSRNLKDYAAPPHMLTELVEINLADNTETLIGQYRTFNQAKYHDDGLYITAGPAFNNGAGLAIKEGLLPNNYDGQLYSVSFDGKQVTALSKSFDPAIGSMTALSNDDLILSVTEKDTKQLYLFDESKTRFTKLNTQLDVVDRFSVSDNKKPRLIAAGTNVSKPQRLQSLTIAKNKASTLWDSASEFYANTDIPALEEFNFTNKSGVEISGRVYLPHNLDKSKQYPALVYYYGGTSPVTRGFTGRYPFNFWAANGYVVYVVQPTGATGFGQEFSAKHVNAWGEHTADDIMQGTRAFLNAYPFVDSKKVGNLGASYGGFMTMLLATKTDMFSASIAHAGISNITSYWGQGWWGYLYSGEASKNSFPWNNSALYSQQSPVFHADKVKTPLLLIHGDADTNVPKGESHNMYTALKLLNQDVELIEYKGADHQIITREQRFHWWNTMLAYFDAKLKDQPQWWNSLYSSK; translated from the coding sequence ATGTTAAAAACAATTTTAGCCACTGCATGTGCCGTTGCATTAAGTGCAAACGTACACGCAATTGAATTAGATAAAAAACACATTAATTATTTGGGCCCAATTGCAGAAAATAATTTACTCAAGCCGTATGAGACAGCTCAGCAAAAAGAGATACTCGCCAATTTTGCTGAGACATTAAGTAATAATGCTCAAAAAGTAACAGTGTTTGGTCAACCGTTGACTTGGCAACCATTTGATCAAGTAAATGAACTCACCGTCGCGGGCTTACAAGCTCTAAAATTTACGGTCTCTGTCGATCGTTTTACCCAAGGCACACTCACATTTAATGGTGTCGATAACGCCTCACTGTTTATTAATGGCAAAAGTCACTCTTTAAACAAAGACAAACTCGATGTGAACTTAGCAACTGGCCAACACCAATTTGTGTTATTAGCTGAGCAAGTGGCTGACTGGAAAAAGGTGAATGTCGATTTTGCAGGAAAAGCTGACCACGATAATATCCAACTCATCGAAGAAATCACCACATTGTCTGCACAACAGCTATTTGATGCCGCCACCATCACCGGTTTAAGCTTATCACCTGATAGCAAAGACATGATTATTACCACCAGCCATTACAGTGATAAAGGTGGTGACAAAGCAATTCGCACCACTCAGCTACGCGATGATAAATATCAAGTTCGTTATAGCTGGGATAATGCTAAAGCCAGTGGCTTTGCATGGAGCCCTGATAATCAAAAACTCATTTATACCATTGACGGTCAATTGCGCATGCTCGACCGCAAGACACTACAAAGCAGTATCATCAGCGATAAATTAGTTGGCGCGAGTGGCTTTGAGTTTTTTGATAACAACACGCTTATTTTTTCATGGTATAAAACCGCAGAAACAAACACAGGATTAACCAAGCATTATCAAGGGTTAGAAGATCGCTGGTCGTATGCGCGCAATAGTAATCACGTGTATTTACTAGATATTAGCTCTGGCTTAGCGCGTCAAATTAGTCCAGCGACACACAGCCATTCATTGCAGGACTTCGACAAAGAACGCAATAGCATCTTAGTCAGCCGCAACTTGAAAGACTATGCAGCGCCTCCTCATATGCTCACTGAGTTGGTTGAAATTAATTTAGCCGACAACACAGAAACCTTAATTGGTCAGTATCGCACCTTTAATCAAGCTAAATACCATGATGATGGCTTATACATCACCGCAGGTCCCGCGTTTAACAATGGCGCAGGGCTGGCAATAAAAGAAGGTTTGTTACCCAATAACTATGATGGGCAACTCTATTCTGTCAGCTTTGATGGCAAACAAGTCACCGCATTATCGAAAAGCTTTGACCCAGCCATTGGCAGCATGACAGCTCTTAGCAATGACGACTTAATTTTAAGTGTCACCGAAAAAGATACAAAACAACTGTATTTATTTGATGAAAGTAAAACTCGCTTTACTAAGTTGAACACACAGTTAGACGTTGTTGATCGCTTTAGTGTCAGCGATAACAAAAAACCACGATTAATTGCAGCGGGTACTAATGTCAGTAAACCTCAGCGACTTCAATCTCTGACGATTGCAAAAAACAAAGCCAGCACCTTATGGGATTCAGCCAGTGAGTTTTATGCCAATACTGACATCCCAGCACTCGAAGAGTTTAATTTCACGAATAAATCTGGCGTAGAAATCAGCGGCCGCGTGTATTTACCTCATAACCTAGATAAGAGCAAACAATACCCTGCTTTGGTTTATTATTATGGTGGCACCTCTCCGGTAACACGTGGCTTCACAGGGCGCTATCCATTTAACTTCTGGGCTGCCAACGGCTACGTGGTTTATGTAGTACAGCCAACAGGTGCGACAGGTTTTGGCCAAGAGTTTTCAGCTAAGCATGTTAATGCTTGGGGGGAACATACCGCAGACGATATCATGCAAGGCACTCGCGCTTTTCTAAATGCGTATCCATTTGTAGACAGCAAAAAGGTGGGTAACTTAGGTGCATCGTATGGTGGTTTTATGACTATGCTACTTGCAACTAAAACCGATATGTTCAGCGCATCGATTGCTCATGCTGGCATTTCAAACATCACCTCTTACTGGGGGCAAGGATGGTGGGGTTATTTATACTCTGGCGAAGCATCTAAAAACAGCTTCCCATGGAATAACTCTGCTTTATATAGCCAACAAAGTCCTGTTTTTCATGCAGATAAAGTGAAAACTCCGTTGTTATTAATTCACGGTGATGCCGATACCAATGTACCTAAAGGTGAAAGTCACAACATGTACACGGCACTTAAACTGCTTAATCAGGATGTTGAGCTGATTGAATACAAAGGAGCCGATCACCAGATTATCACCCGTGAGCAACGCTTTCATTGGTGGAATACTATGCTTGCTTATTTTGACGCCAAGCTAAAAGATCAACCACAATGGTGGAATAGTCTATATTCTAGTAAATAA
- a CDS encoding 2OG-Fe dioxygenase family protein, with the protein MTLLNNQNLLQLRFLNQETIAQVKPSFDELPTNPYADGAFRLRRYSVIKMIDGQLTLQAAKAFVQNDDINTFQGNVERVYENLSEQLLATEGMKHIVSEFCQLSNIASDSEIEIHQFRMLAIESDTPPAPEGIHQDGFDHVCVCGVSHENIEGGELLVYENRDVDPCFKMAIKDGMFALINDRHVWHNATPMNKIDADKVGYLDCFVLTA; encoded by the coding sequence ATGACCCTTTTAAACAACCAGAATTTATTGCAGTTACGCTTCTTAAATCAAGAGACCATTGCACAAGTAAAACCATCGTTTGATGAGCTTCCTACGAATCCTTATGCTGATGGTGCATTTCGCCTTCGTCGTTATTCGGTGATTAAAATGATTGATGGTCAGCTAACATTGCAAGCAGCTAAAGCATTTGTGCAAAATGATGATATCAACACTTTCCAAGGGAATGTTGAACGTGTCTATGAGAATTTATCAGAGCAGTTACTTGCCACTGAAGGGATGAAGCATATTGTCAGCGAGTTTTGTCAATTGAGTAATATCGCTTCTGACTCTGAAATTGAAATTCACCAATTTAGAATGCTCGCGATAGAGAGCGATACGCCGCCAGCTCCTGAAGGGATCCACCAAGATGGTTTTGATCATGTTTGTGTCTGTGGTGTATCTCATGAAAATATCGAAGGTGGCGAGCTTTTAGTATATGAAAACCGCGATGTTGATCCTTGCTTCAAAATGGCAATTAAAGATGGCATGTTTGCACTCATTAATGATCGCCATGTTTGGCACAACGCGACCCCAATGAATAAAATCGATGCTGATAAAGTCGGTTATTTAGATTGTTTTGTACTAACTGCTTAA
- a CDS encoding cysteine desulfurase-like protein, translated as MNVAALRQQFPALNQSINNQTPIFFDGPGGSQVPQSVLEAMNAYLGFYNSNLGGAFFSSDKTVALMQQARQAVADLLNAPSSDQIVFGANMTSLTFSFSRAISRDWQAGDEIIVTNADHFSNVSSWQLAAEDKGVTVNTALINEADCTLDYAHFESLLNEKTKLVAVTYASNTTGSINDIKRIVEAAHQVGALVYVDAVHFAPHELIDVQALNCDFLACSAYKFFGPHVGIVYGKREHLEGFTPYKVEPAKDVIPGRWETGTQSFEGLAGVIAAIDYIASISKLPSSESRRVRLVDALTISKQHEMALSQHFLARLAEFPQIKLFGINDVTRLAERTPTFALTFADHSPNEVSRFLGQDAICVWDGNFYAQGLCQQLGVLETGGVVRIGCMHYNTVAEIDRLFDKLNELINR; from the coding sequence ATGAATGTAGCGGCTTTACGTCAACAGTTTCCAGCTTTAAATCAAAGCATTAATAATCAAACGCCGATTTTTTTTGATGGTCCTGGTGGCTCGCAAGTGCCACAAAGTGTGCTCGAAGCAATGAATGCTTATTTAGGGTTTTATAACTCTAATTTAGGTGGTGCGTTTTTTTCAAGTGATAAAACAGTTGCGTTAATGCAACAGGCCCGCCAAGCGGTGGCTGATTTGCTCAATGCGCCAAGTTCAGATCAAATCGTGTTTGGTGCCAACATGACTAGCCTTACGTTTAGCTTTAGTCGTGCGATTTCAAGAGATTGGCAAGCAGGTGATGAAATTATTGTCACCAATGCAGATCACTTTTCGAATGTATCATCGTGGCAATTGGCCGCCGAAGATAAAGGTGTGACAGTCAATACAGCTTTGATAAATGAAGCTGATTGCACTTTAGATTATGCTCATTTCGAAAGCTTATTGAATGAAAAAACTAAGCTAGTTGCAGTGACATATGCCTCAAATACCACTGGTTCGATTAATGATATTAAGCGCATTGTGGAAGCCGCACATCAAGTGGGTGCATTAGTTTACGTCGATGCTGTGCATTTTGCGCCTCATGAATTGATTGATGTTCAAGCCTTAAATTGTGATTTTTTAGCCTGTTCAGCCTATAAGTTTTTTGGTCCACATGTTGGAATTGTTTATGGAAAACGTGAACATTTGGAAGGGTTTACGCCTTATAAAGTTGAACCGGCTAAAGATGTTATTCCTGGGCGCTGGGAAACAGGCACACAAAGTTTTGAAGGGCTTGCTGGTGTCATAGCTGCAATAGATTACATTGCGTCTATCAGTAAATTACCTTCGAGTGAATCGAGACGTGTGCGTTTAGTGGACGCATTGACTATCAGTAAACAGCATGAAATGGCTCTTAGTCAGCATTTTTTAGCGCGTCTGGCTGAATTTCCACAGATCAAACTGTTTGGTATCAATGATGTAACGCGACTGGCTGAGCGTACGCCAACATTTGCGTTAACGTTTGCGGATCATAGCCCTAATGAAGTGTCACGTTTTCTAGGTCAAGATGCAATTTGTGTCTGGGATGGAAATTTTTATGCGCAAGGGCTTTGTCAGCAATTAGGTGTGTTAGAAACCGGTGGAGTCGTACGAATAGGATGCATGCACTACAACACTGTGGCAGAAATTGATCGGTTATTTGATAAGCTTAATGAGTTAATAAACCGCTAA
- a CDS encoding response regulator — translation MLTKKECTLTSALLSAQIKSHRAKLEKSNNDDERAETEKDLISYVSVLNKLRHQADKFSKKKSAQAMPRVLLVDDAPSMLAVASKLLSEIGFSKIDTTPDGDKALKLLLAAAEESNPFNIVITDWEMEGKSGLDLLKVIRTTESLMNTDVFMLTSHSEQVNILSAIEAGVTGYMLKPINFKMLNNKLLEYLPESEEKTTPQTS, via the coding sequence ATGCTTACAAAAAAAGAATGCACACTCACCTCGGCTTTATTAAGTGCGCAAATAAAGAGTCATCGCGCGAAACTAGAAAAGAGTAACAATGATGATGAACGCGCAGAAACCGAAAAAGATTTGATCAGTTATGTTTCAGTGCTCAACAAACTCAGACACCAAGCTGATAAGTTCTCAAAAAAGAAATCCGCTCAAGCAATGCCCCGAGTCTTATTAGTTGATGATGCCCCTTCTATGTTAGCTGTCGCTTCGAAGTTACTTTCTGAAATTGGCTTCAGTAAAATAGATACCACCCCTGACGGCGATAAAGCCTTGAAACTGTTACTCGCTGCAGCTGAAGAAAGTAACCCGTTTAATATTGTTATAACGGATTGGGAAATGGAGGGTAAATCGGGGTTAGATTTATTAAAAGTGATCCGTACCACTGAGTCATTGATGAATACCGATGTATTCATGCTGACTTCGCACTCGGAGCAAGTCAATATCCTAAGTGCCATTGAAGCAGGTGTCACAGGTTACATGCTAAAACCAATAAATTTCAAAATGCTGAATAATAAATTATTGGAATATTTACCCGAAAGCGAAGAGAAAACAACTCCTCAAACTTCATAA